GGATTCTCCTCGTCGCTTCCTCTCTGGTGACGCTTCGGTTCTACGTCCACGTTGCGCCCCTGTGGGTCGTTCTCACCGGAAGCGGCGGCGCCCTGATCGCCCTCGTCATGCTCGTGCGCAACTATTTGCGGTCCGGCCGCTCCGGCGATCGATATGGCTTCATGGCCGACAGACTCGATACGCGATCCGGCACCGAGCTGCTCGAGATCGGAGCGGCGATGACGACCCTCGCCCCCGAGGCGGCCGCCCCGAGTCGAGAACCCGCTTTCAAGGGCGGCGGCGGGGAATCCGGCGGCGGCGGCGCGAGCGGCCAGTACTGACCGAGGCGCGTCACATCTCTGTTGGATCGGCGGCTTCGAGCCAAGCCTGGAAGGCCACGAGGACGTCGTACTGGTTCTGCGTCCGACTCCGACCGATCCAATCGGTCAGGCCCGCAGCGGTCAGCATGGGGAAAGCGAGACTCGACTCACCGGGCACGTAGTCCCCCGCCTGGAGGTGATAGATGGCGAGCGACTCTCCGTCATAACGCCAGATTTCGGGCACACCCAGGGATGCATAAACGGGAAATTTCGCGAACGAGCCATGGTGCAGATCCACTTCGACCACGATGTCGGGAGGCGGATCGACGTCGAAATTGATTTGCTTCTTCGTGCCGATAGAGCGGGCGTTTTGAGCGTAAAAACATGCGTCGGGCTCCGCTCCCTGACTCGGGCTCTTCTTCATCGTGATCGAACCGAAGTGGAGGACCTGGATTCGAAGTCCAAGACTCAGCGTGTTCACAAAAAGCTTGATGAGCTCCGCGTAGTGTTCGTGCTCCGCGGAAAGCACCATGACTTCCAATCTCCCCTGGTCGTAGCTCAGCCGCAGGCCCTTGGCCTCACCGACCGCGTCCAGCAGAGCCTCGTAATCCGCCCAACTGACGCCGCGAAGGACGAGCAAGCTGTCGGGTGGGAGCTGCCCAATCACCTCGGAGTAGGTCAAAGTCTGAGCGCTCATGACAGGTTCCTCAACAGCACAATCACATCTTAACCCAGCACGGTGGCAGCGAATCGCTCCGCAAATCTCTGAAGAGAAGGCCGGTACTCCCGCTTCGAGCCTTCGTCGTCAGAAGCGGAGACGACCATCATCGCGCATCAGGTGCTTCGTATCGAAGGGGAGGCCTTCTCACCGTTCACCGTTCGGCGGCGAGGTGGCACGATTTGCACGTCTCGACTTGAGAGAGACGATCGATGGCATGTCGATCGGAGTCGTAGGGGAACATCTCCGCGTGACATTGGCTGCAGATCGCTCCCCTCTCTCCGACGATCCGGTGCACTTTTTCGAAATGGGAGTAGCCCCACCGCGGTGAAGCGATCTGCTCCTCCAAATCGTGGCACGTCACGCACGCGGTTTGATCCAGGTCGCGATCCGCGGTGGGCCTCGGAGGCGCTTCGACCTCCGTCGTGGGCACGAGCGACCGCTGACGCTCGAGCTCGGAGAGAATCGTTCTTCCCACGACGCGACCGGTGACGATCGACGGGCCGAGAAACGTTCCTTCGAGTCCCGCCTTCCCGTTGATGCCGCCGAAGCCGCTCAGCTCACCGACGGCGTATAGACCCGGGATTGGACGTCCCTCTCCATCGAGAACGTGTGCCTCTAGATCGATGCGCACGCCACCCATGCTCTTTCGCGACAAAGGATAGAAGGGTAGCGCGTAGAAAGGCGGCGTGTCGATCGTGACGGGCGCCGGCTCCCCGTCGTCA
This genomic window from Vicinamibacteria bacterium contains:
- a CDS encoding Uma2 family endonuclease; the protein is MSAQTLTYSEVIGQLPPDSLLVLRGVSWADYEALLDAVGEAKGLRLSYDQGRLEVMVLSAEHEHYAELIKLFVNTLSLGLRIQVLHFGSITMKKSPSQGAEPDACFYAQNARSIGTKKQINFDVDPPPDIVVEVDLHHGSFAKFPVYASLGVPEIWRYDGESLAIYHLQAGDYVPGESSLAFPMLTAAGLTDWIGRSRTQNQYDVLVAFQAWLEAADPTEM